ttcaacgacatttgacatttagttgaaaagtcattgattcaaccattcgtcaatcatttgtcaacagttactcaatagtcatttttataaggggacctgcaatgtagtgccaatGTGAAATTTCTCCTATGTGAATTTGAACAATGAAGATTCGCAGCGTCCACAATaaataaaagcggactgcgggtctctgagTCTAATCTTtcatctgtctctcattgcccactaGCAGTAATTTTGCGGTCGGAatcaccggcgcacactgcatgcttcgcccctccacaggattcccgttagtggagctgaaacgcccttccctacatgcctcgCCCCTCCTCAAGTTTTTTCCGAAACGAATGCGTCTTGAATGCGCAGTTATAAGGAGAAGCTTGAACGGCATTCGCCGCATGCGTTTCCTGTAAGACGAACAGCGAATTTGGGTGTGTCTCTATTCTGGAATTGCTTTGTTTCTTCGGCAGAATAGGCGACATAAATATCTACGTAGAATTTCCATTCCAAGTTGTCTATGCGATGCATAAACGCTTAACAGTTTTACTCCACGTTGTGTCCTAGACTAGAAGATTGCTTTCGGGCGCTATTGGTATCTCGTCTTTCTTATTCCTACAAGCAGTCCTGAGCGTAACGAACCACCGAAACGTCTGTTTGGTATCAAATTCCCGGGAAGTTTTCAATTTTCCCATTATCTAATCCCCTCCATGCCGGAGGTACTTCTTGTTCTGCGATGGCTTCTATTTAACCACCACCAAATTCAGCGTGGTCTACACAGAAACGCTGATAATTTATTCAGGTGACAGGCGGGTGGACAGGTGCCTTGTTGAGTCGGCATAATGACGCATTTAAAATACTTCCGCGAATTGGCAGCAACGCTGGTAGGGCAAGGTTGTAGGTCATGATCTTTCGAATCATTAAGATATGCAAACGATTTTGTCTAGAGCTCGTAGTTTTACTTCCTATGAATTATTCGGTTAAAAGACTTGCGCCAAGTACGGTGTGTGATACACTTGGAGCCGGAAAAGTTTAGGTTTTAATTAATTACCGAGCGCATACAAACTGACCAAGGTGTGCAGTGCATGCCCGATTGGAGGGTGCTGGGAAAGGCATAGATCATCGAAATAGTACATTGTTGGCTCCATGCACACCTGTGCGCCCCTTCGCGCTTTCGGTCCAATGTGACCAACGGGACAGCGAAGCCGCTCTCCCATAAAAGAAAACTGGCAGCACTGAATCGATGACGTTTCATTCTGAACACACATAGGTCTTCCGTACAAGAGCGAACGACACCCCCGATCATTAATCTTGGGTTGGAAACACAGCTGTTGAAAGGACAGCATGCCACTTCCTCATAGTTGAATATTCAGTACTGTAAATCATCTGAAATTACTTCTTGGTGAACATGAAGACATGTCAGCAGCTGTATGCGGCTGCTCGAATCACGTGACTTGGTCTGCGTTGACAGAACCTTCGATAGAAACCCATTGCAGGAATCAACTACACACAAGACAAATCTCCCAGCAGCACTACACTGCTGGTCAAGATCCACTGCCTATATGTACGGGATGGCCGAtgtacggttgtgcagcgcgagtatACTtgaggacaacttttcttggcaatgaagcgaaggctacatagccacaatgcacgtatcctaccgctaatgaatagtcgcacaattgcgtccgtattttctgcgcgaGATACATAAAATtatccttcattttctacatgtagcttttcgagacggaacacagcgcacTAAAACGAGATACTTgtctttcttttactttatactttgtcacattgcgtttttgcgtgcattagaaagtcgcgccttttacccgtaccttagacgctaagcagcgtttgcgtcgaaatgcaacgctagccatcactttccacggcgttacgagacgcgcgccaaaccagactacttcgcgtagcagaacatgtgcagacgctccgcccccatggctttcccttcattgccaagaaaagttgtccgcgagtatagtcggcttttaggggcgaagctccttaaggcggcacccgttcgtccctcgtagtcgtagtcgtagtccgtaaccagtcttacgctttgacctccaaggtggtgccggtgggagatttttcctgtgcgttgttgaacaataaaaaattcgcagcggtagctaaaaccgacttcttctgtctctcattcccattagcagccattctttacctctaaggtagtgcctggtgagatttctcctgtgcgtgattaaacaataaaaattttgttcaaaacgccgttgattgaggaaataaaccaacgaaagacgccagatgttttgtaaaagcaaaacggaagaacgccagatgtttctaaagcaaaaggaaaagacgccagctgcttaacgaaagacgccagatgttttctaaagcaatggttttctaatcaatgaaacttcacagcgtacatgtaaaattaaagtgagctgcaagtcgtcataactcatagaacctttagtataaacgcgcccgatctcacgtcggtgatgatgtactgggcagaattcacggaagattcacggtttaccgatgaacctccgcagcttcgcccactcatcatcattcactccgtggatatgctgtgatttttgacatgctgccattcatctactctgtaattcttttttttcttcaagaaactcgctagcagacgctgcccgcgtcGGCGTTATCTCTTCCAGACGAGGGCGCGTTTTTGTttctcgcgagctggtagttcagcgttcattgcagaaagCGTGTTTCTATACTCAACGCGCGCCGTTAGCTatctctcgccacactgcgagcgCTGGTAGGTGGCGCCTTGCCTTGTGCACAATCAAatcgacaggacacgacgatgcaagcaagcTAATGGGTCACGACGTTGCACgtggcgacagcagacgacgatgcacccaccgccgacaagccgagaccctaagctgcttcgcccctaaaagagcagGAAACAATGGTCACAAAGACATAAGAGATCATGAGGCGCGTTCAAACGATACGATGCACGTAGCGTGAGCCGCATGCGTTACCCAGTAAAAAATTGAGGTTGGATGACCCGCAGTAGCTAGGAAACGTCAACTGTAGCATGCAATGAACGGACTGACATCACTACCTTTTCGTATGTAAATAAGGACCCGCCCAGCAAGTGATTTCATGTTTGTGACAGCACCATAGGAGGCCcacgcctcgtgcgctgctgtttaagttgtactggtggcgccaccaacggcgaacagTGGCGAAatgtggatacgcgcggctcatagaagccgtgggcaaagcgtccgttactcgccgtttttctattcatttttcattctggtttgatatttgtactgccgacgctgctccactcaaccatgccgtttgttaggtcgattgttctatattatttgttttaaaatgacaggcccgtttttttatgcgtgcacgcgatgcactgcgtacgtttcttaggtgcatgtgtccaagttgtttgcgtgatctgttaacacagatgaaataaaagctgttgcagtacaaaacagcattcctGTTTTATTGaaaccccaaacagtacaacaacaatgactattacggctgtatgccggcttaagaaacacacaaaagacacgcgtttttatcttcgcccaacactcgtagcactcaactagacCAAGAAAACCAATATCTAACTTGAACGTTTTAACAGCTGTCACatagctgcataataatgcgtgaaagtactttagaaaatgaccaacaaacattcacacagcgtttttttagatgtgaagcatcttatggcggagttcaatccggtggtggtggtggtgagcggcgtgaccacccttactgcgaatgcgcaaaccttctccgcTTCATCTCTCAACTCCCTCTcgcccatttccctctccacatcacctctccccttttctttccccttccctttccccctctaatttccctttccaaccccctctccacttccccctcccctcccatctctcatctcctcccctttcccctcccctctctcctctcctctcctttccctttcccctcccatcTCCTATCCCCCTCTACACATCctttttcccctttccccctcaccactccacctctgaaacgcgggttctacatgccgaaacactgcttcgcatcgcctgatggtccccagtagcgggagatggtgtgatttttttttgttcacacaccgtgttaacatatgagaaagttctaactgcattgcaataaCATATTTTGGAATATTTAGTCACTTTCACCATtgatcctctaacacatgcgctttaaattgggcatggcattactcagacttatataggaaatgcacACGCGTGgtattactcagatttatataggaaatgcgcacgcgtgtagtgTCTCTTgaatgctagattctcctttggtacgtgctgctcaacataaaatgcgattctagaagtaatgttcgtggagtagcgagcatatagaagggtaactacttacagcttcacttacctttgcaaaaccggtattccaattgcaattcaatattaaccgaagCAACAACGATAACaccacacttgttgcacacaggcgtaccaggttggcGCGCGAGGCCCaccgcggtattttaagtgtagcacaattgtgcgcgtacagtacgctagaatattctggcacattGTCGTCaggcttgcagtcacttcagcggttcccacgatgtagcaccagttgacgtcctcgtgtcatcaaactgctacgacgccgagaactgcacacacagctgacttggaaaaatgcggtcttgcaggaggccatcttgtccagcaaccaacagacaaaagtccacaactgaggcgtctgaaacattgccgttgatgagatggcagctgaacgaaatcagggctcatcgtccgacgtgtagTCACCGCCTTACCGTTCCTTACCGTTAACACAATCTTACCGTTGCAACGTTCAAGAAAGATGTATGTTCCGCATGGTGCGCACTTCGAGCCACTTGCTGTATGCGTCGACTACAACAGGAGCATCTTTCCTTCCACAGGACCCGCGAAGTCAGCGTAGATTCTGTGCCATGGTGTTGTCGCACGTTTCCACTCGGGAGCTGGTGCTTTAGTTGGCGTTTCCTGGTGCTGGCAGCAAGTTGCACAACTTTTGACCACCCGCTCTATGTCGTTGTCAGTCGGTTTTGGCGCCTCGAGGATTGTCTTTACCTTCTCTTCGGTCGTATGGACACCCTGAGCATCGATTTTATGACGGAGAAACTGGACTGAGCTGATGCCGAAGCGGCATTTCTCTGGCTTGAGTTGCAGGCCTTTGTCGCTTAGCCTCGACAGGACTTCCTCTAGACGTTGCGCACGCTCTTTAACATCCGTCCCGCTGACAAtgatgtcgtcaaggtagacactcaccccctgaattccggccagtgtcgtctccatcatccgctggaagatGGCTGGTGCAGCGGATACTCCAAAAGGGAGGCGATTCACCTTGAACAGTCCTTTGGTGGTGTTGACGGTGAGCAATTCGGCTGTCTCGTCGTCCACTCTTAGCTGCTGATAGGCCTTGTACAGGTCTAGCGtcgaaaatgtcgtcccaccacGCAACTTTGCGAACACCTCCTCAGTTTTCGGCAGTGGGTACGCCGTCTTCTTGACCACCGCGTTAACCGTGCTCCTGTAATCTCCACAAACGCGAAAtgttccatcctttttgcgcaacCACACCAAAGGTGTGGCCATTTCGGCATGCTGTGTCGGCTCCAGGATACCTTGTTTTTGCAGGcggtcgagctcttcctccaTCGGCTCTTGGTAAGCTAGGGGTACTGGGCGTGCTTTGCAAAACTTGGGAGTGGCACCTTCTTCCAAGTCCAAGTGAACCAATGGACCCACGTAGCCGTCGATACCTTCCTTAAATACATCAGGATGGCGTGCGAGaaccaagggtcggtttcttcgtatacctcccataggacgcgaaattcaaacgctccgccgacgcaagcgccgacagcgccgagagcgctattgagttacgccccttgcagaaggccgccaagctcaaagggcgatgacgtagcgattacgttgcttacgtcgtcagggcaacagtaacaacagccgctcgcctccaccccctcttcctccctcaccgcgcgccgttttctttctattttttttgtgcgcttgcttttcctcctctcccatgccgcgtaccgttttttttattttgtacgcttgctttttctcctctcctatgccccgcgccgggatttttttttgttcgcgtgcgctcgcgcgcgtgctgtgcttggccgcgcattcgcgtttgcccgcagccagcatgtgctagagcataaaggatgaatccacctacaacatttctgttacctctttttattgttctgtttccgaaactcaagatttgcatgtaatggggcacgatacaagttcaggagaagaacagaagggaagaattcacagtgtgtgcatgactaaacacaaaagttcattgtaaaatttagaaattaaaaaatcgaacacattggaaagtgttaggccctttgacgtacacacatataagaaacacgattttcatttggtgcaataccgagcaaagtgcagaggagcctctgatgaggggtaatcatgtagtttaaagaaatgtcagtgcatgacaaaaacataacgaagcgcaaaatatgtaaatatgaaatattattgcaatgatttacttattaaccgttgaaatgatacgaaacacaaaacaaccacttacatatttgctcagattttgcacaaatatacatgaaatgctggacaccttcaccagataaacaaaatgaaaaagataagatttagcacagtaagtagtacattgcgctaaaaagagcaagacacaatatatggtacttgaacactacttggaagttagttggtggcaacgggatgcaggccatggtcagttcatgtagcagcacatgacattcgaagaaaagcgtattactcaacgaccaggtgaaataagcctatacgcagcttttctttcaccgcgaatacaatgcctagctgaatataacgccactgaagggaggacgtcatgttgggtacactgagcacttcaatGTGATAAACAAAAagagtaaaattctgcatataggacatgtctcatgcctacacatgaatccttagagcggtttttccataggcaataacagagacaatatataaacacacaaactacttcttcagccgtaagtacatagcatattcacgcactgagaagaagcactgggggcagggtagaaagctggtcgacttgagttgcggatcgagacttcgcagagcgctgattctacagctgttaacccctccttgggcaaacgcatcagttcttgccttctcgaatactccgaaaacgtttcggtcctgaaataaagcaattgaaaactattaattccaacgatacaaattacgcagtcgcatgaggcaaacgtagtttcgtcgtctcggctcagtgcaagctgcgatacattaggcagttttagaatagcgtacgctattttagcgtttgcggctcgctatttccgtcactacaggagcccgcaagcggttagcgtacgacgcaaaaagccaacgcaaagcttttcgtacgctattctaaaactgcctattgagtctc
The nucleotide sequence above comes from Rhipicephalus sanguineus isolate Rsan-2018 chromosome 8, BIME_Rsan_1.4, whole genome shotgun sequence. Encoded proteins:
- the LOC125759469 gene encoding uncharacterized protein K02A2.6-like, with product MEEELDRLQKQGILEPTQHAEMATPLVWLRKKDGTFRVCGDYRSTVNAVVKKTAYPLPKTEEVFAKLRGGTTFSTLDLYKAYQQLRVDDETAELLTVNTTKGLFKGVHTTEEKVKTILEAPKPTDNDIERVVKSCATCCQHQETPTKAPAPEWKRATTPWHRIYADFAGPVEGKMLLL